From the Ascochyta rabiei chromosome 14, complete sequence genome, one window contains:
- a CDS encoding protein transport protein bet1, translated as MSPKAPINEPIAIIGSGCRFAGGASSPSKLWDLLRDPKDIRSNITDKRFNAEGFYHPDGTHHGHMNVMQSYLLDEDTRVFDAEFFGINPVEAKAMDPQQRLLLEVVYEAIESAGLSLDRMRGSDTAVFAGLMCGDYEAMMLRDLDQAPTHFATGTSRAVMSNRVSYFFDWRGPSVTIDTACSSSLVAVHQAIQTLRSGDSHTAVACGSNLIFGPEMYVIESKLKMLSPDSLSRMWDKDANGYARGEGVTAVVLKTLSQALADNDRIEAVIRETGVNSDGATPGITMPSASAQRDLIQSVYKKAGLNPQSAEDRPQFIEAHGTGTPAGDPIEAEALSTAFFSSTEKSSSPIYTGSIKTVLGHTEGSAGIAALLKVTQAMQNSTMPPNLWFQQLNPKLEPFYGNLQIPTKGIEWPGLPGRRPKRASINNFGFGGTNAHAIVESYELEQQKTVDETSAGTVSTPFVFSAASTVSLRSNLAAYASYLDANPETSAPDLGYTLRERRSVLPFRIAFPCTTVEDLKLSITTRLAESGNESLGVRTWAAGNGGHSRLLGVFTGQGAQYARMGAELVAQTVLARQTLDELEGYLSELPDGDRPSWSLKAELLADASVSRVGEAAISQPLCTAVQIILVDILRSANVQFDTVVGHSSGEIAAAYAAGYLSARDALLVAYFRGLHCKLAISPNGNIKGAMLAAGTSLEDAMELCQDEEFLGRIGVAASNSSSSVTLSGDEDAIDEMAAVLEDEKKFNRRLKVDTAYHSSHMVPCFDPYVASLRRAGVKALPGNGACTWFSSVYEGRPINPSTDELSDMYWAQNMTKPVLFSQAVQAAVEVARGGEPHTAVVEVGPHAALAGPTKQNVNEVLQKDIPHHGTLVRGGDAMTAFSACLGFLWTRLDTSSIDLGRCEAALSGGKQQYTVLGNLPSYQWKHESTYWAESRKSRHMRLRAQPFHQLLGDVSPDSAPHILRWKNVLKPREMSWLEGHQVQNQVVLPAASYVSTAIEAAQSLARGRNMQLIELTNFHIHNAITFDQNDVGIEVHVEISNISTQGNHVHANFTYSAALGDETSDLALAANGELKVLLVDEPPNLSLFPPRQTPPPHMIPVQPSRLYNFMKGLEYDFSGAFQSLTKLERNLGNATCLAQKAKALVSDADELLVHPIDLDAAFQSVMLAYSYPGDDQLRLLHLPTSIAKLRVNPGVLASKQYTENSMTVIDSTCTTADRAEPGDGFSGSVNMYAPGFDHAAIQVDQVKFRPVGSDASNDRDVFYKMHWVPSAPDGTLAAAGVPVGKPDHDLMFVLSRIAAYYLRVFDEQLPEDHPARSTSPLCHYMNYARHMTNLLKTGQHKWAHLKWLNDTEQDVFDDIAAKGFQDNSDVKIMLLVGAIMPRVFKGETTMLEHFRTSGLLDEYYSNGFGTKQSTLWVASVLKQLTNRNPHLNMLEIGAGTGGATKTILQSIGHDFGSYTFTDISSSFFENAAETFTDWQGSMVFKVCNAEIDPAQQGFEAGTYDVVIAFMVVHACAKLDEAVANLRKLLKPGGLLVLGEGASDGAMQAGAGFIFGTLPGWWRGVDEGRTLSPLVNANEWNTILKGAGFSGIDTMSPPKLFDAFGITLFVSTAVDDRIEFARDPLAHTKNAVYDTVVIVGGRTEPIAKLSQGIQVALSPLAKQVLPYASLEDLDDKVLEGESVIVSLVDLEAPVFKDITSERWYKFRKLFETKREMLWLTSGRLEDEPYCNMTVGFGRSAMHEEETLRVQYVDVADVDGLDAQKVAQYLVRFASTVLDDKDILYTKEPEVIIDAQGQELVPRLFTITDANNRLNSTTRPIFDQVDISKNVVSLDYGKDGPNFRQLSRYELAETATTEDDLTELHLTHSTTSAIRCPTGYHYLALGYDKYGAQRLALTSSLASVLRIPRESTILCEPSGLPEADYLGLIGAEFTALAIADSLFAGQKLAVHNAPESIARAILAHAVPKGVKVTLTVDSQGMPVSPAVASQIQIPMFPARADIEAILPSDLVCFVDFSASNQAESVAMMTSYLPSYCRKESLRTIFSTHGVDTGAPKGLVGQLLSRAISMAKGRDVSASSTPLSLEALAQGGQYADALTIIEWAGSCTTVPARVTRFESNQLFKSDKTYWLVGLSGALGISLCDWMIERGVRYLVLTSRNPKIDPRWIENHEQNGVVIKILLCDVTDEKAINSVHAEIVMTLPPIVGLLNGAMVLRDVSVRNMEFDQVTDVIRPKVLGSIHLDRIFHDIDLDFFVLLSSINCVIGNVGQANYAAANMGMIGVAGNRRKRGLRSSVVNVGAIIGVGYITQSDRQLDVTVAKTAMMHLSEQDFHQIFAECMEAGYLDNPSGPEISTGLLQITPDTIDIPPWYSDPKFARFRVHKSGASGDKSESKNSASAQELLQACRSPSDVANVIKQAYGAQLRKMLQVSTVDDDLMMMRGVDLGFDSLLSVDVRSWFLKNFRVSIPVLKIMANDVRMSSLVELAAESIPAELVPQVQQVTGIQTGASTPNTEKSEPSAQTSDVDTTSTRASSPNTSGAVTLDKEVKAELGSPPTVDWDFETTPPEPFTLDGLKDAPKAKENPEVIVLTGCSGLLGHHLLNTLVAQRSIRKIICLAVRRLSSRIESGEIPAPSERVVYYEGDLTSTYFGLDVATWTSVFREADAVIHNGSDTSHLKYYSALKRANVDSTKQLVSTCLQRMIPFHYVSSAGVALFAELEAFPPISCTNTGKTPPADGTHGYMCGKWTCEKMLERVYEKYGLRIVIQRPSTIIRDGEDATVERAGFDWVNSLLHFAHKTQKVPRVDYNAGAFDLVSVETCCEDVVRELPDQGRGGITYVNNVGDIVIPMAQMADVGLSKVGKRYDVLPMEEWTTVVVEAGMHPAVAALIETFDEPGVEKYPALLKSGV; from the exons ATGTCACCAAAGGCCCCCATCAACGAGCCCATAGCTATCATCGGTAGTGGCTGTCGATTTGCAGGTGGAGCGAGCTCCCCTTCTAAGCTATGGGATCTCCTCCGCGACCCTAAAGACATACGCAGCAACATCACCGATAAGAGGTTCAACGCCGAGGGCTTCTATCACCCCGATGGCACACACCATGGACACATGAATGTTATGCAGTCATATCTCCTTGACGAAGATACGCGCGTCTTTGACGCCGAATTCTTCGGCATCAACCCCGTCGAGGCCAAAGCCATGGATCCACAGCAGAGACTGCTCCTTGAAGTTGTGTACGAGGCGATTGAATCAGCTGGCCTGAGTCTCGACCGAATGCGAGGAAGCGACACTGCTGTCTTCGCTGGTCTCATGTGCGGCGACTATGAGGCCATGATGCTTCGAGATCTGGACCAGGCGCCTACGCATTTCGCCACAGGAACTTCGCGTGCAGTCATGTCGAATCGCGTGTCCTACTTCTTTGATTGGCGCGGTCCGTCAGTGACGATTGACACAGCGTGTTCGTCAAGTCTGGTCGCTGTTCATCAGGCTATCCAGACACTTCGGTCGGGGGATAGTCACACAGCAGTTGCATGTGGTTCCAATCTCATCTTTGGTCCGGAGATGTATGTTATTGAAAGCAAGCTGAAGATGCTTTCACCCGATAGTCTCAGTCGGATGTGGGACAAGGATGCTAATGGTTATGCGCGAGGTGAAGGCGTAACTGCCGTCGTTCTCAAAACGCTCAGCCAAGCCCTTGCAGACAATGATAGAATCGAAGCTGTCATCAGAGAGACGGGTGTGAACTCGGACGGAGCAACACCTGGAATCACAATGCCAAGCGCTAGCGCGCAGCGGGATTTAATACAGAGCGTTTACAAGAAGGCTGGTCTCAACCCTCAGTCCGCGGAGGATCGACCTCAGTTCATTGAAGCGCACGGTACCGGCACACCGGCTGGAG ACCCCATCGAAGCCGAAGCTCTCAGCACCGCATTCTTCAGCAGCACGGAAAAGTCGAGCAGTCCGATCTACACTGGATCTATAAAGACTGTGCTCGGCCATACAGAAGGTTCAGCTGGTATTGCAGCACTGTTGAAGGTCACGCAAGCCATGCAGAACTCAACTATGCCGCCCAACCTGTGGTTCCAACAACTCAACCCCAAGTTGGAGCCATTCTACGGTAACCTCCAGATCCCTACTAAAGGTATTGAGTGGCCGGGTCTTCCTGGGCGACGCCCTAAGCGTGCTAGTATCAACAACTTCGGGTTTGGAGGTACCAACGCACATGCCATTGTGGAGAGCTATGAGCTAGAGCAACAGAAGACGGTCGATGAGACAAGTGCTGGCACAGTATCAACGCCGTTTGTCTTTTCAGCTGCTTCGACAGTGTCTCTCCGCTCTAATCTTGCCGCGTACGCGAGCTATTTGGACGCCAACCCCGAGACTAGCGCACCCGATCTTGGGTACACATTACGCGAGCGCAGATCCGTGCTGCCTTTCCGCATCGCCTTCCCATGCACGACTGTAGAGGACCTGAAGCTCAGCATTACAACCCGGCTAGCCGAGTCTGGGAATGAGAGTCTGGGTGTACGCACATGGGCGGCGGGTAATGGTGGACACTCAAGGCTTCTGGGAGTCTTCACCGGTCAAGGAGCGCAATACGCTAGGATGGGTGCAGAGCTAGTCGCTCAGACAGTTCTTGCGCGACAGACCCTTGATGAGCTGGAAGGCTATCTTTCTGAACTTCCAGATGGTGACCGGCCGAGTTGGTCTCTTAAGGCTGAGCTGCTTGCCGACGCCTCCGTGTCTCGCGTCGGAGAAGCAGCCATCTCACAGCCTCTTTGCACAGCAGTGCAGATCATCTTAGTCGACATCCTGCGCTCGGCTAATGTGCAGTTTGACACTGTTGTCGGCCACTCCAGTGGCGAGATAGCAGCTGCATATGCAGCTGGATATCTTAGCGCGCGTGACGCCCTACTTGTCGCCTACTTCAGAGGTCTCCATTGCAAGCTCGCCATCAGTCCTAACGGAAACATCAAGGGCGCTATGCTTGCCGCTGGCACTTCTTTGGAGGATGCGATGGAGTTGTGTCAGGATGAAGAGTTCTTGGGCCGCATTGGCGTGGCGGCCAGCAATTCATCGTCGAGCGTGACCTTGTCCGGCGACGAGGACGCCATCGACGAAATGGCGGCAGTTCTGGAAGATGAGAAGAAGTTCAACAGACGTCTTAAAGTGGATACAGCGTATCACTCAAGTCACATGGTGCCTTGCTTCGACCCCTATGTCGCTTCGCTGCGACGTGCGGGTGTGAAGGCGCTGCCGGGTAACGGGGCTTGTACCTGGTTCTCTAGCGTGTACGAGGGCCGACCGATCAACCCATCCACCGACGAACTCAGCGACATGTACTGGGCGCAGAACATGACAAAGCCTGTATTGTTCTCACAGGCTGTCCAGGCGGCTGTTGAAGTGGCCCGAGGCGGTGAGCCTCATACTGCAGTGGTTGAGGTCGGTCCGCACGCCGCTCTTGCCGGACCAACCAAGCAAAATGTCAACGAGGTACTCCAGAAGGACATTCCCCACCATGGAACCCTTGTTCGCGGGGGCGATGCTATGACTGCTTTTTCTGCCTGCCTTGGATTCCTCTGGACTCGTCTTGACACAAGCTCAATCGATCTCGGCCGTTGCGAGGCCGCGCTCTCTGGCGGCAAGCAGCAGTACACCGTCCTAGGCAATCTGCCCAGCTATCAATGGAAGCACGAGTCTACCTACTGGGCCGAGTCCAGAAAGTCGCGTCACATGCGCCTGCGTGCTCAGCCGTTCCACCAGCTTCTTGGTGACGTGTCTCCAGACAGTGCACCGCATATCCTGCGTTGGAAGAACGTGCTGAAACCAAGAGAGATGTCCTGGCTCGAGGGACATCAAGTGCAAAACCAAGTTGTACTGCCGGCTGCCTCGTACGTGTCTACAGCCATTGAAGCTGCGCAATCTCTCGCCCGAGGGAGGAACATGCAGCTCATTGAGCTGACCAACTTCCACATCCACAATGCCATCACGTTCGATCAGAATGACGTCGGCATCGAAGTACACGTGGAGATTTCCAACATTTCCACCCAAGGAAACCACGTCCACGCCAACTTCACCTATTCTGCCGCGTTGGGAGACGAGACGAGCGATCTCGCCCTCGCAGCGAATGGTGAGCTCAAAGTGTTGCTCGTCGATGAGCCACCCAATCTATCGCTCTTCCCGCCACGCCAGACACCGCCACCACACATGATTCCCGTGCAGCCGAGCCGTCTGTACAATTTCATGAAGGGGCTAGAGTACGACTTCTCAGGCGCCTTCCAGTCGCTGACCAAGCTCGAGCGAAACCTAGGCAATGCTACGTGTCTGGCTCAAAAGGCGAAGGCGCTGGTTTCGGATGCAGATGAGCTGCTCGTACATCCTATCGACTTGGATGCTGCCTTCCAGTCCGTTATGCTTGCCTACAGCTATCCCGGCGATGACCAGCTTCGTCTGTTGCACCTGCCAACCAGCATAGCGAAGCTTCGCGTCAACCCCGGCGTTCTCGCGTCAAAACAGTACACCGAGAACAGCATGACGGTCATTGATTCAACTTGCACCACCGCGGATCGCGCAGAGCCTGGCGACGGTTTCTCAGGCAGCGTCAACATGTACGCTCCAGGCTTTGATCACGCCGCCATTCAGGTCGATCAGGTCAAGTTCAGGCCCGTTGGCTCCGATGCTAGCAACGACCGCGACGTCTTTTACAAGATGCACTGGGTTCCTAGTGCGCCCGATGGAACGCTCGCTGCGGCTGGTGTGCCCGTCGGCAAACCAGATCACGATCTCATGTTCGTTCTGAGTCGCATTGCCGCTTACTATCTGCGCGTCTTCGATGAGCAGCTTCCGGAAGACCATCCTGCAAGGTCTACTAGCCCGCTGTGTCACTACATGAATTACGCGCGACACATGACAAACCTGCTCAAGACAGGGCAGCACAAATGGGCGCATCTCAAGTGGCTGAACGACACAGAACAGGATGTGTTTGACGACATCGCAGCCAAGGGCTTCCAGGATAACTCCGATGTCAAGATTATGCTGCTGGTCGGCGCCATCATGCCCCGCGTTTTCAAGGGCGAGACGACGATGCTAGAGCATTTCCGCACCTCGGGTCTGCTTGACGAGTACTACTCCAATGGTTTCGGCACCAAGCAGTCCACTCTCTGGGTCGCGAGTGTCCTCAAGCAACTCACCAACCGCAACCCGCATCTCAACATGCTGGAGATTGGCGCTGGAACTGGCGGTGCGACTAAAACGATTCTCCAGTCTATCGGTCATGATTTTGGCAGCTACACTTTCACCGATATCTCGTCTAGTTTCTTCGAAAATGCGGCCGAGACGTTTACGGACTGGCAGGGTAGCATGGTTTTCAAGGTGTGCAATGCTGAAATCGATCCTGCCCAGCAGGGCTTCGAGGCTGGCACTTATGACGTCGTCATTGCCTTTATGGTTGTTCATGCCTGCGCGAAACTAGACGAGGCTGTAGCGAACCTGCGCAAGCTTCTCAAGCCTGGTGGTCTGCTGGTCCTGGGAGAGGGAGCCAGCGATGGCGCAATGCAAGCCGGTGCGGGTTTCATTTTCGGGACTCTGCCGGGCTGGTGGCGCGGTGTTGACGAAGGGCGTACACTCTCGCCATTGGTGAATGCCAATGAGTGGAATACCATTCTGAAGGGCGCCGGATTCTCAGGCATTGACACTATGTCGCCACCGAAACTCTTTGATGCCTTTGGTATCACGCTCTTTGTATCTACTGCTGTGGATGATCGGATCGAATTCGCGCGCGATCCTCTGGCGCATACCAAGAATGCTGTGTACGACACGGTCGTTATTGTCGGAGGGCGCACAGAACCTATAGCCAAGCTCTCACAGGGCATCCAGGTGGCATTGTCCCCGTTGGCCAAGCAGGTTCTCCCTTACGCCTCGCTGGAAGATCTGGATGACAAAGTCCTCGAAGGCGAGTCTGTAATTGTCAGTCTCGTAGATCTGGAAGCTCCAGTCTTCAAAGACATTACATCCGAGAGATGGTACAAGTTCAGGAAGCTTTTTGAAACCAAGCGAGAGATGCTGTGGCTCACCAGCGGCCGTCTGGAGGATGAGCCATACTGCAACATGACAGTTGGCTTTGGTCGATCTGCGATGCACGAGGAAGAGACTCTTCGCGTCCAATACGTGGATGTGGCAGATGTCGATGGGCTCGATGCTCAGAAGGTTGCACAATACCTTGTTCGCTTCGCTTCGACCGTTTTGGATGACAAAGACATCCTGTACACCAAAGAACCCGAGGTCATCATTGACGCGCAGGGGCAGGAGCTGGTCCCAAGGCTGTTTACCATCACGGACGCCAACAACCGTCTCAACTCCACCACGCGGCCAATCTTCGACCAGGTTGACATCAGCAAGAACGTCGTCAGTCTAGATTACGGCAAAGACGGGCCAAACTTCCGACAGTTGTCGCGATACGAATTGGCAGAGACAGCGACTACAGAAGACGACCTTACGGAGCTGCATCTTACGCACTCCACTACATCTGCAATTAGGTGTCCGACTGGCTATCATTATCTTGCTCTTGGATACGACAAGTACGGGGCTCAACGTCTCGCTTTGACTAGCTCACTGGCCTCTGTACTGCGCATTCCACGCGAGTCGACCATCCTGTGCGAACCATCTGGTCTCCCGGAAGCTGATTACCTTGGCCTGATCGGAGCCGAGTTTACCGCCTTGGCTATTGCCGACTCCCTGTTCGCGGGTCAAAAATTAGCCGTACACAATGCTCCTGAATCTATCGCTCGGGCTATTCTCGCCCATGCCGTTCCCAAGGGCGTGAAGGTCACCCTCACAGTGGATTCACAGGGCATGCCCGTGTCGCCAGCCGTCGCTTCGCAGATTCAGATACCAATGTTCCCCGCGCGTGCAGACATCGAGGCCATCCTACCTTCTGACCTCGTGTGCTTTGTCGACTTCTCGGCTTCGAACCAAGCTGAGAGCGTGGCAATGATGACTTCGTATCTTCCTTCTTACTGCCGGAAGGAGAGCTTGAGAACCATCTTCTCAACACATGGAGTAGACACTGGTGCCCCCAAGGGTCTGGTGGGACAGCTTCTAAGTAGGGCTATCAGCATGGCTAAAGGACGCGACGTTTCGGCATCATCTACACCACTGAGTCTCGAGGCCCTTGCCCAGGGAGGACAATACGCGGACGCTCTAACGATCATTGAATGGGCGGGATCATGCACTACGGTCCCTGCACGTGTTACTCGGTTTGAGTCGAATCAGCTCTTCAAGTCTGACAAAACGTACTGGCTAGTCGGTTTATCTGGCGCGCTAGGCATCTCCCTGTGCGACTGGATGATTGAGAGAGGCGTGCGCTATCTTGTGCTAACCAGCCGGAACCCCAAGATTGACCCGCGCTGGATCGAGAACCACGAACAAAATGGTGTTGTCATCAAGATCCTGCTATG TGACGTAACTGACGAAAAGGCCATCAACAGCGTCCATGCCGAGATTGTGATGACGCTTCCTCCCATTGTCGGACTCTTGAACGGCGCCATGGTTCTGCGAGACGTGTCGGTGCGCAACATGGAATTTGACCAAGTCACCGATGTCATCAGACCAAAGGTGCTTGGCAGCATTCATCTCGATCGCATCTTTCATGACATCGATCTCGACTTCTTCGTGCTCCTGTCTTCGATCAACTGCGTGATCGGAAACGTCGGTCAGGCCAACTACGCCGCGGCCAACATGGGCATGATTGGAGTTGCAGGCAACCGGCGCAAGCGTGGTCTTCGCTCGTCCGTCGTCAATGTCGGCGCCATTATCGGTGTTGGTTACATCACACAGTCCGATCGCCAACTTGATGTGACAGTGGCGAAGACAGCCATGATGCATTTGTCAGAGCAAGATTTCCACCAGATCTTTGCCGAGTGCATGGAGGCAGGTTACCTGGATAACCCCAGTGGCCCGGAGATCTCGACCGGTCTACTCCAAATCACTCCGGATACCATTGACATTCCGCCGTGGTACTCCGACCCCAAGTTTGCCCGTTTCCGCGTCCACAAGTCTGGTGCTAGTGGCGACAAATCGGAGTCGAAAAACTCGGCATCCGCCCAGGAGCTGCTGCAGGCGTGCCGCTCCCCGTCCGATGTTGCAAACGTGATCAAGCAGGCCTATGGCGCCCAGCTGCGCAAGATGCTGCAGGTCTCCACCGTCGACGACGACCTGATGATGATGCGAGGTGTGGACCTTGGTTTCGATTCGCTGCTTTCCGTCGACGTACGCTCGTGGTTCCTCAAGAACTTCCGCGTCAGTATCCCGGTCCTCAAGATCATGGCCAACGACGTGCGCATGTCTAGCTTGGTCGAGCTGGCCGCCGAAAGCATCCCTGCGGAACTCGTGCCACAGGTTCAGCAAGTCACCGGTATCCAGACTGGCGCTTCAACACCAAATACTGAGAAGAGTGAGCCGTCGGCTCAAACCAGCGACGTAGATACGACGAGCACCCGCGCTAGTTCACCCAACACTTCGGGCGCAGTGACTCTTGACAAAGAAGTCAAGGCCGAGCTTGGCAGCCCTCCGACAGTAGACTGGGACTTTGAGACCACTCCGCCCGAGCCCTTTACTCTTGACGGGCTCAAAGATGCGCCTAAAGCAAAGGAAAACCCAGAAGTCATCGTCCTCACTGGCTGCAGTGGCCTACTTGGCCACCACCTTCTCAACACGCTCGTGGCACAACGGTCGATCCGGAAGATCATCTGCCTTGCGGTCCGTCGCCTAAGCTCTCGTATCGAAAGTGGAGAGATTCCGGCCCCAAGCGAGCGCGTTGTGTACTACGAAGGCGACCTCACATCTACCTATTTCGGCCTAGACGTTGCAACCTGGACGTCTGTCTTCCGCGAGGCCGACGCAGTCATCCACAACGGCTCCGACACGTCGCATCTAAAGTACTACTCTGCACTGAAGCGCGCAAACGTCGACTCGACAAAACAGCTCGTATCCACCTGTCTGCAGCGCATGATTCCTTTCCACTACGTCTCATCGGCTGGTGTAGCACTCTTCGCCGAGCTGGAGGCCTTCCCACCGATTTCGTGCACCAACACGGGTAAGACACCACCAGCCGACGGCACGCACGGCTACATGTGTGGAAAATGGACATGCGAGAAGATGCTCGAGCGCGTGTACGAAAAATACGGTTTGCGCATCGTCATTCAGCGTCCGTCGACCATTATCCGCGACGGCGAAGACGCAACAGTTGAGCGCGCGGGCTTCGATTGGGTCAACTCGCTCCTGCACTTTGCGCACAAGACGCAGAAGGTGCCGAGGGTCGATTACAATGCTGGCGCTTTCGATCTTGTGTCTGTCGAAACGTGCTGCGAGGATGTTGTCCGCGAGTTACCCGACCAAGGGCGCGGTGGCATCACGTACGTGAACAACGTGGGTGATATCGTGATTCCCATGGCGCAGATGGCGGATGTGGGGTTGAGCAAGGTTGGGAAAAGGTATGATGTTTTGCCTATGGAGGAGTGGACGACGGTCGTGGTGGAGGCGGGTATGCATCCTGCTGTTGCGGCCTTGATTGAGACTTTTGATGAGCCGGGAGTGGAGAAGTACCCGGCGCTGCTGAAGTCGGGTGTGTAA
- a CDS encoding Rab geranylgeranyltransferase encodes MLGLQKSPTAVAGSNLRSTIFITTALLLGYIFIFRPIRNIFFHPLKKYPGPKLFAASSIPYGVWYMTGKWHTKIRQLHATYGPVVRIGPKELSYATPEAWEDIYGRYVPAKRKENPKPTWYCSPDAHDMVGASLGDHGRMRRVMAPGFTYSAMCKQEPLIKTHVDLFLSKLHDMCDQGKATINILEWFTYCTFDLIGDLSFGEPFGCLENAMLHPWLQLVFANIYVTHIILLCKRIPFFYIFLPVKTTLQLYRDFNRHVVLLRQVVERRLSLTTPRPDFMEIMTSKQSNTLYMTKEEIFKNAILLTGGGAETTSSSLTGMAFILTTRPDVKQRIVEELHATFPTEEDINMRSVAQLKYTGAFIEEAMRYYPPGPNTMWRTTPAGGNTILGEYIPGNTILGIPHRVLYRSEAYWKHADEFHPERWLPDGERPAEFDQDRREGFHPFSYGPRACIAMNLAYAEMRYILARFLWNFDIEGTEQSKGWMDNQKAYLVWDKPGLFVRLTPVAKESVVG; translated from the exons ATGCTCGGCCTTCAGAAGTCTCCAACGGCAGTGGCTGGATCGAATTTGCGATCCACCATATTCATCACAACCGCACTT CTTTTGGGCTACATCTTCATTTTCCGCCCTATACGGAACATCTTTTTCCATCCACTCAAGAAGTATCCTGGGCCCAAACTCTTTGCTGCATCCTCGATTCCTTATGGTGTATGGTATATGACAGGCAAATGGCATACCAAGATCCGCCAGTTGCACGCCACGTACGGCCCTGTCGTCCGTATTGGACCGAAGGAGTTATCGTATGCTACCCCAGAGGCATGGGAGGACATATATGGTCGTTACGTGCCGGCCAAGCGCAAAGAGAATCCGAAACCAACGTGGTACTGCAGCCCGGACGCCCACGATATGGTCGGCGCCAGTTTGGGTGATCATGGCCGCATGCGCCGCGTCATGGCACCGGGCTTCACCTACAGCGCCATGTGCAAGCAAGAGCCTCTGATCAAAACTCATGTCGATTTGTTCCTTTCTAAGCTGCACGACATGTGCGATCAAGGAAAAGCGACGATCAACATTCTCGAGTGGTTCACCTACTGCACCTTCGACCTGATTGGAGACTTGTCGTTTGGTGAACCCTTTGGGTGTTTGGAAAACGCCATGTTGCACCCATGGCTTCAGCTCGTCTTTGCGAACATTTATGTCACGCACATAATCTTGCTGTGCAAGCGTATCCCCTTCTTCTACATCTTTCTGCCTGTCAAGACGACTCTTCAGTTGTATCGCGATTTTAACCGACACGTCGTTCTCCTACGCCAAGTCGTTGAGCGCAGATTGTCACTAACAACACCGCGCCCTGACTTTATGGAGATCATGACGTCGAAGCAGAGCAACACTCTTTACATGACCAAAGAGGAGATTTTCAAGAACGCCATACTTCTTACCGGTGGCGGCGCAGAGACCACTTCCAGCAGCCTCACGGGTATGGCGTTCATCCTGACGACCAGGCCTGACGTCAAACAACGTATCGTCGAAGAACTGCATGCAACTTTCCCGACCGAGGAAGACATTAACATGCGAAGCGTCGCGCAGCTGAAGTACACGGGCGCCTTCATCGAAGAAGCGATGAGGTACTATCCCCCGGGCCCAAATACCATGTGGCGCACGACTCCCGCTGGCGGCAACACCATCCTTGGCGAATACATTCCTGGAAAC ACCATTCTCGGCATTCCACATCGCGTCTTGTACCGCAGTGAAGCATATTGGAAGCATGCTGATGAATTCCATCCCGAGCGCTGGTTACCAGATGGCGAGCGTCCGGCCGAGTTTGACCAGGACCGTCGCGAGGGGTTCCACCCGTTCTCTTACGGCCCGCGTGCCTGCATCGCCATGAA CTTGGCCTACGCGGAGATGCGTTACATCCTCGCTCGATTCTTGTGGAACTTTGACATCGAGGGCACGGAGCAGAGTAAAGGTTGGATGGACAATCAGAAGGCGTACTTGGTGTGGGACAAACCGGGGCTGTTTGTGCGCTTGACACCAGTTGCGAAAGAGAGCGTAGTAGGGTGA